One window of Fusarium keratoplasticum isolate Fu6.1 chromosome 2, whole genome shotgun sequence genomic DNA carries:
- a CDS encoding DASH complex subunit DAD4 encodes MESPHEHQQNLLLSRIITNVEKLNEAVVVMNKSLQDINIQNMNVELVAQMFKNYQSNVLFHLEATDNLKPPN; translated from the exons ATG GAGAGCCCACACGAGCATCAACAGAACCTCCTCTTGTCCCGCATTATCACCAATGTG gagaagctcaatgAAGCTGTCGTTGTTATGAACAAGAGCCTTCAG GACATCAACATCCAAAACATGAACGTGGAGCTGGTAGCTCAAATGTTTAAGAACTACCAGTCTAATGTTCTATTTCATCTTGAGG CTACGGATAACTTGAAGCCTCCTAACTGA
- a CDS encoding Synaptobrevin-like protein YKT6: MKLHYIGILRNESQPAHEIVAEKELSSYSRFTRNNYGEFMTLFAKTVAERTRPGQRQDVEEQDYTFHAYGRTEGVCGIIISDHQYPALVAHQLLSKVVDEFLSKNPRSGWASGTPTLVMPELKEYLTKYQDPQQADSIMKIQKELDETKIVLHKTIESVLQRGEKIDDLVAKSDGLSAQSKMFYQQAKKQNSCCVLM, encoded by the exons atgaagctgcACTACATCGGC ATCCTCCGAAACGAGAGCCAGCCCGCTCACGAGATTgttgctgagaaggagctcaGCAGCTACTCACGATTCACACGCAACAA ctATGGCGAGTTCATGACCCTTTTCGCAAAGACCGTCGCCGAGCGCACCCGTCCCGGCCAGCGACAGGATGTCGAGGAGCAAG ACTACACCTTCCACGCCTACGGCCGCACCGAGGGCGTCtgcggcatcatcatctcggaCCACCAGTACCCTGCCCTCGTGGCGCATCAGCTCCTTAGCAAGGTCGTCGACGAGTTCCTCTCCAAGAACCCCCGATCCGGCTGGGCCAGCGGCACACCCACCCTCGTCATgcccgagctcaaggagtaCCTCACAAAGTACCAGGACCCTCAGCAGGCCGACAGCATCATGAAGATCCagaaggagctcgacgaGACAAAGATTGTCCTCCACAAGACCATCGAGAGCGTGCTACAGCGCGGCGAGAAGATTGACGACCTGGTGGCTAAGAGTGACGGCCTGAGCGCTCAGAGCAAGATGTTCTACC AgcaagccaagaagcagaactCGTGCTGTGTTCTGATGTAA
- a CDS encoding Profilin, which yields MSWQAVLIPTEYRADADLYQHNSLVATGHIDKGAIISVAGDSAWAHSPDFQLKPEEMKAISSIVSEDKAAIDKAFGEGLYIGGERYVLTRVEGRSLYARAGRLGVAVAKTTQAIVVGHHGEAQVAGNATSTVEALADYLIGQGY from the exons atgtcgtGGCAAG CCGTCTTGATCCCGACCGAGTACCGAGCCGATGCTGACCTCTATCAACACAACAGCCTCGTCGCCACCGGTCACATCGACAAgggcgccatcatcagcgtTGCTGGCGACAGCGCCTGGGCCCACTCCCCCGACTTTCAG ctcaagcccgaggagatgaaggccatctcctccattGTCAGCGAAGACAAGGCcgccatcgacaaggccTTTGGTGAGGGTCTGTACATCGGCGGCGAGCGATACGTCTTGACCCGAGTCGAGGGCCGAAGTCTCTACGCCCGAGCG GGCCGCCTCGGCGTCGCAGTTGCCAAGACCACTcaggccatcgtcgtcggccacCACGGCGAGGCCCAGGTTGCTGGCAACGCCACCAGCACCGtcgaggccctcgccgaTTACCTCATCGGCCAGGGTTACTAG
- a CDS encoding YL1-C domain-containing protein codes for MAAPTEAQIAHQQLIEKLDIHSTHKKFRSSTWKPNQRRNKNLKAIVGDASRREASAMGTPMDVSGNATPADDGLSTSGTSTPATENGKEPPNLAQASRSLSKLVLEKSLKPTGGPVSAPTATYTNIESAPSLAHNKHYCDVTGLPAPYLDPKTRLRYHNKEIFGLIRSLPQGAAEQFLEARGAHTVLK; via the coding sequence ATGGCCGCCCCTACCGAGGCGCAGATCGCTCATCAGCAGctcatcgagaagctcgatATCCATTCTACCCACAAGAAGTTTCGCAGCTCAACCTGGAAGCCGAACCAGCGTCGAAACAAGAACCTGAAGGCCATCGTCGGCGATGCCTCGCGACGGGAAGCTTCAGCGATGGGCACGCCCATGGACGTTAGCGGCAACGCGACCCcggccgacgatggcctctCGACCAGCGGCACCTCAACACCTGCCACCGAGAACGGCAAAGAGCCTCCGAACCTCGCCCAGGCGTCGCGCAGCCTTTCGAAGCTCGTCCTCGAGAAGAGCCTCAAGCCTACGGGTGGCCCTGTCTCGGCTCCCACTGCTACGTACACAAACATCGAGTCAGCGCCATCTCTGGCGCACAACAAACACTACTGCGATGTGACGGGATTGCCAGCACCCTAcctcgaccccaagacgCGACTGAGGTATCACAACAAGGAGATCTTTGGTCTCATCAGATCTCTACCTCAGGGTGCTGCAGAACAATTCCTCGAGGCCCGTGGCGCTCACACGGTTCTGAAATGA